The Jeotgalibacillus haloalkalitolerans region AAAGCACCGCGTGCCGGAACAATCGTAATTCCTCTGACTAACTTATCATGAATGGCTTTTTTCAGTACTGATGATTTGTCAGTGACAATCATTGCTGTAAGCTTCTCATGTCTCGTATGCAGTGCATCGATCATACGGGTAGATGCATATAGCGTTACAAGAGTATATAGACCTTTTTCCCATCCGAACAGCGCACTCGCAAGGAGAATAATGCCTGCATTCATTGCGAAAAAGTAAATGCCCACCGGTTTATCATTCAATCTGGATAAAATCATCGCAATAATATCCATACCACCTGTTGAAGCACCCCACTTCAGCGTCATCCCCACTCCTACACCTGCAATTACCCCGCCAAATACTGCGTTAAGAAGAATGTCCGGGGATACTTCTACAACCGGAATGATCTCAAGTGCAATGGTTGTAAAACCTACGGAGATCAGACTGTAGATCGTGAACATCTTCCCTACTCTCAGCCAGCCGAGTATAATTGCCGGGATATTTAAAATGAGCAGTAATATCCCTGTTGACAGATTAATCGGCGTAAATTCATAAAAGATATTTGATAAGAGCTGAGCCGCTCCTGTAAAGCCGCTTGCAAATACATTTGCAGGAATTAAAAATAAGTTCAGTGCCACTGCATTCAGCACTGCACCAATAATAACGACCGCAATTTTCTTTGTTTCAAGCCACATCGTTTCCTTAGATACATGCGCCAGACTGAAGGCGTCTTTTGTCTCTGCCATTACGCACCCATCCCTTCTTCATAAGCTGCTTACTTATACTTTACCTATTTTAACCGCCCCTACACTAATCTGATTGTAAATTCCTCATTTAATCGCTAAACTGAGTAGTATGACTATAGTTTTATAAAACGACGACTAAATAAAAAGGAGCTATTAAATGAACATTCAACTGATTGCTGATAGTGCTAGTGATTTGCCGGGCGAATTTTTCACAGAACATAATATAACACTCCTCCCGCTTCATGTACATATAGGAGATGAAGAATACGAAGACATCGTAACAATTAAGTCTAAAGATGTATTCGATTCGATCAGAAATGGCGGTCACCCAAAGACCTCACAGGCGAGCCCTAAGAAAATGGAAGAAGTGTTTACAGACCTGGCCAAGTCCGGAAAAAAAGGTTTATATATTGCCTTTTCATCCGAGCTTTCAGGTACTTACCAGACAGCAGTCATGATCAGAGATCAGGTGAAGGAGGAATATCCTGAGCTTGATCTGACTATCCTTGATACAAAATGCGCATCACTCGGTTATGGCCTTGTTGTCGTAAAAGCTGCTCACATGCTGGCAGAAGGTGCTTCATTTGAACAGATTGAAGATGAAGTAAAGTTTCAGTATGAGCACATGGAACACTTATTTACAGTAGAAGATCTGGACTATCTCGCAAAAGGCGGCCGCGTGTCAAAAGCGTCTGCATTTATCGGCGGACTGCTGAATATTAAGCCGCTTCTTCATGTGGAAGACGGGAAGCTTGTACCACTTGAGAAGCTGCGCGGTAAAAAGAAGCTGTTAAAGAGAATTATTGAAGTGATGAGAGAACGCGGCGATCAGCTTGATCAGCAGATGATCGGGATCAGTCACGGAGATGATGAAGCGCTCGCTGAAGAGATGAAAACCATGATTGAAAATGAGTTCGGAACGACTTCTTTCTTTACAGGGATGATCGGTTCAGCAGTCGGTGCGCATGCAGGACCGGGTACACTTGCAATCTTTTTCCTGAATAAAAAATCTGCACATTGATTGGATTGATAACATGACGAATAAAGTACTGGTGATCGGCGGGGTCGCTGGCGGCGCTACATTCGCTTCACAACTGAGAATGCTGGATGACCAGGCTGAGATTATTGTATTTGAGAAGGATGGGACCATGTCGTTTGCAAATTGCGGGATGCCTTATTACCTTGGCGGATTTGTGAAAAAAAGAGAACACCTGATTGCAGCAACGCCTGAATCTTTTCAAAAAGATAAAAACATTGAAGTACGGATCCGTCACGAGGTTATCCGGATTAACCGGGCAGAGAAAACAGTTACGATTAAAGATCATATTAAAGACGAGTCATATGTTGAGCGCTATGACAAACTCGTTTACTCCCCGGGCG contains the following coding sequences:
- a CDS encoding YitT family protein, with the protein product MAETKDAFSLAHVSKETMWLETKKIAVVIIGAVLNAVALNLFLIPANVFASGFTGAAQLLSNIFYEFTPINLSTGILLLILNIPAIILGWLRVGKMFTIYSLISVGFTTIALEIIPVVEVSPDILLNAVFGGVIAGVGVGMTLKWGASTGGMDIIAMILSRLNDKPVGIYFFAMNAGIILLASALFGWEKGLYTLVTLYASTRMIDALHTRHEKLTAMIVTDKSSVLKKAIHDKLVRGITIVPARGAFADDPKEMLIMVITRYELFELERIIHKTDPHAFTNIIQTTGIFGFFRKDD
- a CDS encoding DegV family protein, with product MNIQLIADSASDLPGEFFTEHNITLLPLHVHIGDEEYEDIVTIKSKDVFDSIRNGGHPKTSQASPKKMEEVFTDLAKSGKKGLYIAFSSELSGTYQTAVMIRDQVKEEYPELDLTILDTKCASLGYGLVVVKAAHMLAEGASFEQIEDEVKFQYEHMEHLFTVEDLDYLAKGGRVSKASAFIGGLLNIKPLLHVEDGKLVPLEKLRGKKKLLKRIIEVMRERGDQLDQQMIGISHGDDEALAEEMKTMIENEFGTTSFFTGMIGSAVGAHAGPGTLAIFFLNKKSAH